In Candidatus Paceibacterota bacterium, the genomic stretch GAAGCACTCGGAAACCCTTGAAGATATGGTGGTGTATGAATGCCAGTATGAAAATGTAACTTCGAAGACATGGGTTCGGCCGGCTTCAATGTGGCTTGAGGAAGTCGAATATGAGGGGCTCAAACAGCCTCGATTTAAACTCATAAAATAGCTCTATTCCTGGGTTTAAGCCGAAACTTGCCCGGGCACCTAATTTAGGTGCCCGGGCTTGCGAAGTGAGACTGGCTCTGCTATAGTATCGCCCATGCTCAAATTGGATGTAGAAAAGCGAGAAAGCAAGATTTCTGCGGAAAAATTGCGTGAATCTGGCAAAATGCCGGCTGTTTTTTATGGCCGCAAAGTGAAATCTACTCCAGTTTCCGTATCTCAGAAAGAGTTTATAAAAGTGTGGAAAAAGGTTGGAGAATCTTCAGTTTTTACCGTTCAAGAAGGAAAAGAAGAGCACGATGCTTTGATCCAAGACGTTGATCTCGATCCTATTAAAAGTACTCCTCGACACGCTGATTTTTATATCATTGAAAAAGGACAGAAGCTCAAAGTGAAAGTTCCGATTGAATTCGTAGGCGTTGCTCCGGCTGTGAAGGATCTCGCTGGTATTCTTGTGAAAGTGCTTCACGAGCTTGAACTCGAGGCGGAACCAAAAAATCTTCCGCATGTTATTTCTGTAGATATCGCGGCGCTTGTCATGCTTGATAGCCGAATTGTAGCGAGCGATATTAAACTTCCTGCGAACGTTTCTCTTGTCACAAAACCAGATGAGGTGGTTGCTTCAGTCGCTGTTGCTAAAGAAGAAGTCGAGGAAGCTCCAGTTGATCTTTCTGCAATTGAGATGAGTGAGACGAAAGGAATCAAACCTGATGCAGAAGGTGCTGAGGGAGCACCAGCAGAGGCAGGGAAAGCACCCGCAGGCAAGGAAGGTGGGAAACCAGAAGTGGCAAAGAAAGAGGTGAAGAAAGGGTAGGGACCCATTCCGCAAGACCTTTTGAGATAGAATTGAGACTAGGCGAAAATTATATCCAAAAGGTGTACTGCTCCTGTAAGGAGCCTGCAAAAAAATAAGAAATTTAAAAAGCCCCGTCTGATTTAATCAGGCGGGGCTTTTTCTTAAAATATGTTAAAATTTGAGGATGTTCTCCAGAAGAATTGCGATTTTTTCTTTAGCCACATTCCTCGTTTGGGGACTGTGTTTTCTTTCTTCTCCACACTTTGCTAGAGCAGATCTAACTGCTGATGCAGTTCAGAGACGCGAGGATGCACTTAAAGCGGAACTCGCAGCTTTGACGGCAGAAATTGCAGAGAAACAGGCGCTTCTTGATGCAAAACATGGAGAATCGGCATCGCTTCAAAGAGATGTCGCCCTTCTAAACGGTAAGATTCAAAAGGCAAAATTAAGCATCAAAGCAAGCGACATTATTCTTCAGCAATTGAATAATGATATTGGCATAAAATCAGAGACCATCTCTGCGTTGGAAGAACGTATAGCAAAAAACAAGGCATCGCTCGCCGACCTTATCCGGAAGACCAATCAGACGGAAAATAATTCGTTAGTTGAAATGATTCTCAATGATCAGACCATTTCTGATTTCGTGTCTGACATCAATGATTTCGATACTATTAAAAGTTCGCTTCGTGATCTCTATTTTGAGATAAGCGACCAAAAGCAGACCACTGAAACTGAAAAGCAATCTCTTGAAGAAAAAAGCCAGGCGGAAGCTGACGCAAAAGCGCTTCTTGAAGCCCAAAAACGCCAAGTAGAGCTGACAGAAAAACAAAAGAAAGATCTGCTTACCGTTACAAAATCTCAAGAGAAAAATTATGCGCTTGCTGTGGCAGCGAGACAGAAACGGGCGGCTGAAATCAGAAGCGCGCTTTTCTCTCTCCGAGATACTTCTGCGATTCCTTTCGGCACTGCACTTGAATATGCGACATTTATATCAGGGAAAACTGGTATTCGGCCGGCATTTCTCCTTGCAATCCTTACTCAAGAATCAAATCTCGGCCAGAATGTCGGTTCCTGTTTTCTCACTGATACGACGACTGGCAATGGTATCGGAGCAAATACGAGGACTCCGCAGTCTCGGGTAATGCATCCTACTCGCGATGTTCCCGTATTTCTCGGCATAACAAAGAGTCTAGGTCTTGATTTTGCAACCACGCGGGTATCTTGCTGGCAACCTATCTATAGTAAAGGAAGTCCGATCGGTTGGGGAGGAGCGATGGGACCAGCCCAATTTATTCCCTCAACTTGGAAATTATTCGTAAATCGAATCGCAGCTGTCACGGGCAATGCATTGCCGAACCCTTGGAGCCCTAAAGATGCCTTCACTGCTTCTGCACTTTATTTGACTGATTTGGGGGCAAAAAATGGAAGCTATACAGGAGAAATGAATGCGGCTTGCAAATATTATTCAGGTTCGGGCTGTATCACTTCTTACGCAAAAAGCTATGGCGCGCAAGTAATGGCCAAAGCAGCAAGTATTCAGGAGAACATGATCGACCCCTTGCAGAATCTTTAGAGAAATGTCGAAAAATCTATTTACGAATACCAGCCATATCTGCGCGAATCATCCACACTCTTTTTCCGTCACGAATTTCTGGTGAGGGAAAGGCTCTGAATTTTGAGTCATTTGGAAAACTGGATACATAAGTTGATTGTCTGTCTGATCTCTCCTCCGGTCCACCACCAGCATCTGGCCGGAGTCCGGCTCTTTTTAGAAGCAGCACGACCTCTTCAAGAGTATCCTCTGTAGGATAGAGAACTAAAATGCCCTTTTCCTCCGGACCCGAAGGCCACTCATCCTTTTTGCCGCGAGTCAGATATTGATGGAGTTCCGTAAAAAGAGTGTCCATGTTTATCGGGTGAGCCTCGGCAATAGCGTCAGTCATTTCCTCTATTGGAATTATCTGCGTCTTCTCTCCAGATTTTTCTTCTGGAAGTTCGGGAGGTGTAACCACGTTTTCCTCATCTAGGGGTAATTCTGAATCCATGGCTTTATTATGAAGAAAGAGGGGAAGCCCTGCAAGCGCCCCAGCCACTTGCGGGGCTTGCCAAGTTCTGCTATATTAATGACTTCCATATTTGAGAGAAATGCTAGGCGCAGGTGAGCATTGTGACTAAGCTGTAGTAAACCTACTGCGCAGGAACAAGCGGAACCTGCAACAACGCAGTTCTCCAAATATGAAAGTCATTTATGCAGAAAGAAATACATCCAAAATACTTTCCTGCTGCCAAGGTAAAATGCGCCTGTGGCAAGACCTACACTGTCGGTTCAACCCGAGAGACTTTTGAAGTTGAAATTTGTTCCGCTTGCCACCCATTCTATTCTGGTTCTGAAAAGATCATCGATACTGCAGGACGAGTAGAGCGATTTAAAGCTCGAAAAGCAAAGGCCGTGGAACCCAAGAAGAAAGCGAAGGCTTCCGCTAAATAACTGAAATT encodes the following:
- a CDS encoding DUF1653 domain-containing protein encodes the protein MNTTIKIGATYQHFKNKKLYKVIALAKHSETLEDMVVYECQYENVTSKTWVRPASMWLEEVEYEGLKQPRFKLIK
- a CDS encoding 50S ribosomal protein L25 is translated as MLKLDVEKRESKISAEKLRESGKMPAVFYGRKVKSTPVSVSQKEFIKVWKKVGESSVFTVQEGKEEHDALIQDVDLDPIKSTPRHADFYIIEKGQKLKVKVPIEFVGVAPAVKDLAGILVKVLHELELEAEPKNLPHVISVDIAALVMLDSRIVASDIKLPANVSLVTKPDEVVASVAVAKEEVEEAPVDLSAIEMSETKGIKPDAEGAEGAPAEAGKAPAGKEGGKPEVAKKEVKKG
- a CDS encoding lytic murein transglycosylase, giving the protein MFSRRIAIFSLATFLVWGLCFLSSPHFARADLTADAVQRREDALKAELAALTAEIAEKQALLDAKHGESASLQRDVALLNGKIQKAKLSIKASDIILQQLNNDIGIKSETISALEERIAKNKASLADLIRKTNQTENNSLVEMILNDQTISDFVSDINDFDTIKSSLRDLYFEISDQKQTTETEKQSLEEKSQAEADAKALLEAQKRQVELTEKQKKDLLTVTKSQEKNYALAVAARQKRAAEIRSALFSLRDTSAIPFGTALEYATFISGKTGIRPAFLLAILTQESNLGQNVGSCFLTDTTTGNGIGANTRTPQSRVMHPTRDVPVFLGITKSLGLDFATTRVSCWQPIYSKGSPIGWGGAMGPAQFIPSTWKLFVNRIAAVTGNALPNPWSPKDAFTASALYLTDLGAKNGSYTGEMNAACKYYSGSGCITSYAKSYGAQVMAKAASIQENMIDPLQNL
- the rpmE gene encoding 50S ribosomal protein L31, whose protein sequence is MQKEIHPKYFPAAKVKCACGKTYTVGSTRETFEVEICSACHPFYSGSEKIIDTAGRVERFKARKAKAVEPKKKAKASAK